The genomic region tttctctcgcttcctttctctctctttcaatgTATTGAAAAAATTGTGCTTGAAAATTAGTACAATATTCTATAGAATAAGCTGCAAAAATGTGCGTAAAGTGAACATAATCTAACGctttttacaatttatttcgcgTTACCGCTTCGAATGAGAAAAGTTATGGTATTCAGTGATTTAAAACAAACAGCACCGACGTCTCCTATTGCTTGAGTTACCTCCTCTCATACTTCTCTTTTTTGCTTTGCCTCTGTATTCTTTATCTTTGCGTATTTCTCTGAcctataatttaataatttcaccTAGTATTAAAAAATGCGTTACCCACACACCGAAACAATTCTGTgctttgtattttaaaatttagTCGAAGCATTAATTGATATCGATTTAAATTACCAAAGGATCAAAGAATCATGCACATGGTTAATATGCTTACCAAAGTATAAAAAGCATCATCTACTCCCATTCTAGTTTTTGCAGAAGTCTCAACAAAAGGCACACCGTACTGACGGGCAACTTCTCTTGCTTGTGACATATTTACTGCCCAGGATTGTTGAAGATCGCATTTATTTCCTACCAATACCATCGGTACTTCTTCTGCATCCTTTACTCTTTTTATTTGTTCTCTATATGTGCTTATATCCTGAAAAATGAAACACATAGGAgccctttttttaaatttgtacAGACCACtaaaaaattaatgtaattgaatcttGATAACTAACTGATAACTAATGAAACATGGAACTTAGTTTCACAAGTTTGAAGTAATATTAATCCCTTTAATTATAATGCTGCTGCGTTCAAGTTACATAGATAAAATAAGATGATAGTGTTTTGTATTGGTGCTTACATTGGAATAAAAAGATAATGAATAAAACTGTCTTATGGATGTCCCAATCATGAAAAATTTGAATGTGATAACACATACCTCAAAACTTTTAGCTGAATTCACAGCAAACACTAACAAAAATCCTTCACCGGTTCTCATATACTGATCTCTCATTGCGCTATATTCTTCTTGTCCAGCTGTGTCCAATATATCTAAAAGGCATGTCTCCCCATCTATGACTACCTAAGTATAAAAtatttagtgtttttaattgCTCCGAGATAATCGTTTAATTAGTACAAGAAATAAGTGCAAACACATACTTGTTTTCTGTAAGAGTCTTCTATTGTGGGATCATATTCGTCTACAAAATGATTTTGTATCAACTGAATCGTAAGAGCAGACTTGCCAACACCTCCAGCACCCACAACGACAAGTTTATATTCTGTcattatgtaattataattccaacACGATCTAAAGCTTTTAATGCAAAGCTACAATTGCGTCTTGTCTACAAAGTAAAAGTTCATTTTTTAACCTTAACGAACGACAAGCGTTAACCgcaatataatattcaattaaataaataaagcaaatgGGGTTAACAAGCATTAATTGTTCCGAAGTTTCTATCGTTTGTTGCCAAATAAAAGAGCACGAAAGATTATATGTATTTTCAGTAATTACGAGCGACAATACTTTGTTGAGTCACTCATCAGAGTCGTTTTGACAAATTAATTCCAACTAGATCGTTGCGAACAATACGTACTCTGTGGGCAACAATCTGCACCAAGTTCGTACGTACTTTAATAAGATCGGTCCTTAagtcatttatatttttaattcgcCGATGAACATCGTAAATTCCGTAACAGAGTACAGTGACTTTACAACTTAAAAACAGAAGGACCATGGCAAGCAAAGCACACCCAATAACATTACATACAGCAGAAGCATGTGGGCAGATGCAATCATCGATTAAAGACAATTGTAAAACAACCCAGAGTACGCATCTTTTACAATGCAATTCGACTAGAATATAGAACATTTGATGAACCTTTCTTACTTCGAATTCTTCGAAATACCGACGTTAAGCGAGAGGTGTATTTTCAAGAGTACATCGAACAAACGAGCAACGCTATCGACGTGAAAATAAACGTCGTTCGAGCAGGAGATCTTTCTCGTCTTCATGCATGGCCTTACCAAAGTTCAAAGACACATTTCAGGAACATGCACCGGTTTAAAAACACACTTTTCCAACTCTAACTATTACAAATCGGACACTGGAGAGAAACCATCTGGAAAGAAGCATCAGTGGTGCCAATCTACGAAGACTTGATGACACATCTCGAGGGAGTGGATTCTTAGATTTGTGAGAACATTGTCACATCATTTAATAGAATAAACAAATTTCATCGACCCATAATAACTATCTTTGTTTCATTCTCGGTACAAATACCAATCGTTTCATCGAATTCCTTGATCAGAGGGTTGAATGTTATAAAAGTAAAAGTTTAAAGACAACAACCCGTATACTGTACAATGTACACAAATGATCAATTGCAGTTACAAGTTACATATgtacgtacatacatacgtagTACAGATAAAATCATGTCTCGATCCAATCAAAGGATAGTTTTAAATCTGAAATTTCACTCGCACGACCTCTAGTCACACATTGTGCAACTTTATTCGCGAATGTGTAAATTCTCATTTGCCTATTCTGCCACTGTTACTCTCGCAGACTGCGGGCCGCATTTACCTGTTACCGCCCGTTACCAAGGCAACCAGGATGTTGGGCTAACCAATCTCTGTATCTACTATCATTATTACACGTACAAAAATTACTGATAATGTTTCACCAATTATCGCAAACTTTACTGTGCTAAAACAAGAGGGTCCGTGGATTTAGTAAACATTTTCGATAGTAAATAATAAACAGCTACCGAGCAAGATAGAACGTGGAACCACAGACGAGGGTATCAGCTCAGAACGTCAGAGTAGTGACGCCACGCCAGACACCACATGAGATTATGAGACGAGGTTTCGTGTTGCACGTTCTGAAATACCGACATCGCCAGTGGTTTTATTGCGCCCTCTGCAACCCTCTACACACCTAAATAGAACAATCAGCTAGTGAACTACATTACATACATACAATAGGACTGTAGCATTTTGATCCCTATTTTACAGTGTTGTCAGCTCTAACATACAATGTGCAATGTTGTCGTGTGAGTGCCCATGGCGAGACAATGTTTGCAtgtgtatgtacatatgtacatatacgtcTGTGTTCCGTGCTGCAAGCTGCATCTAAGGATACAAATGGATACAAAGATGGCGCATAGTTGATTGAATTTGCGGTATCAGCGTATTCGTTGATTTTATGACGACGGAATAATGCTTCGATCGAATAAGACCACATGCACAGATTGCGAAGCATTTGAACGCATTGTAATCGTCAGTTTCAATAGCATGTACATATGCTCTAAGATATACGTAATGACGTAAGAAATGTCACTAGCTGGTGCCAGTGTCTAGTAACACGACGGTTGGAATGTTGCGTGTGAATAGGCATAAGGAGAGAAAGAATGGTCTCGCGCTCGTGTCTCGCGCAATCATCAGTCCGACAGTCTCGAATCGGTCTGTAGGCGTCATCATGGTGTGTGGGCCGGAGCGTTTTTGAGAGCCGAGCGAGTTTGTTTTGAATCGATAAGAAGCGTGAGCATTTTTGTTCGAACGGTGATGGTTTCGCGAGGAAAGCCGTGCTCATCCTACGGTGTCGCTATGGCGAAAATCGCTGCCGATACACGGCCCGCGATCGCGAAATAAGTATTAAAAACGGAACGTTACGAGGGCGCGTACGATGTCGCGCTCGGAACAAGCTTTCCTCGTACGTCGACTCGTGTGGATGCGCGAATGGACCACCGTTTCGCTGTTGATATTATGTGTGATCCCGTCGAATCCTACGTGTGCCGACCCGATCTTGTTCAGTGGCAAGGATAATCAGTGTCCTGTTGAGTGCGGCTGTCTTGGGAATGTGGTCGACTGCGGTAGCTTACAATTGATCGGAGCACCCAGCGGTCTACCACCATGGACAGAGATCTTGTGAGTAAATAGCCGCTCGTTATTTCATCAAGAACCGCGGAGGGTGTTACGCTGTCCTTCACGGACAATCAAACTTGTCGAAATAGGTTCACACGGCTAGTTAAAATTCCATCAAGATTTTACGATCGTTTGTATACTTTTTTTGTCGATCACGTACATGCGACAAACCGTTTAAGTTTAAAGTTGAATGCTACGCATATTCACTGTAACATGATCTAACGTAGATAAGATAGTATACAGGAATTTGTAACAGAAACATTGTGTTAATACACACAAGATAACATAACTCGTTCTATCCAACAGAAAATAAGCGTCATTTTTTACGTTttgttatttttctttttagacgtttGTTATGAACTGACAAATTTTCGACAATGTTGTTAACAATGATTTTTTAAAGTGTTTCGCGTTTCACGAACGTATTTTAAAGGAAGTTTCTTGCATAAACATaggtatattaatataaatttatgctTAGTTTTTAGCAAACtcatttatttttgtagtttacACTCTTTATTTTCTTTACATTTACCGTGTAACTCTAGAACAGTTGACCATAGGTGCATGTAGGAAGCTTTACTTTCATTCCTTACATGGTTAAAGGATAATGGTAGTCTTGTACTTACATATACATTAGCAGGAGTTCTTGACCATATAAGGGAATATGCACAGGGACAGACTATTGTTGCTTTATACAGCATAGAGTCAAGGAGAGCAAGATCTAGATGAGGAGAACATTGCCTTTAGTGTATCATACCAACTTATATCTGACAGTTGATGGTAGTTTTACCTagtaaaatacataaaatgtCACACATTATTTTTTTCATGTTAGTTGTAAACGTAAATGTAAAAACAAAAGATTATTAATatggaaaattattattataaatatggaaaagtttaaaagaaaattcaaactACATATCAAGGTTTGACCGTATacaatattttttacaatttcagAGAACTGAAGGAGAATAACATCGCAAATTTGGAAGCCGATGCATTGTTACAATTATCTAGGCTCAAAGAATTGTACGTATCAATGGTTGAATTATAATTCTTTTaaatgatgctaaattattcgATAACTATTTTTACAGAGACCTCAGTGGAAATAAATTTGGAGATAATTTTACAATTGTATTATCTGAGAATACACAACTACAGGGactcaaaataaataaaaatcaattaacAAGAGTGCCAGATTTATATTTTATGAGAACATTGACACATCTTGCCTTGTAAGGAAATTACTCAGTTCTTTGATACAGTTATAGCATGATTAATTTTTTCTGTAAAAAACAACTTGTTTTCAGAGCTCATAACTCGATTAGTGATATAAATGGGACAGCGCTACTGAGTTTACCCCATCTTCAGAGCTTGGACATTAGTGCAAATAATATTAGTATCGTTAAGCATGGATCTTTTCTTACTCCAAACTCTCTTACACatttgtatgtatatattttataattacctCTTCTACATATTCTATAAGTTCAGTGCATATACTTTGCAACTTAATTTTTCTTTGTAGAAATTTAAACAtgaatcaaatgaaaatgataGAAAATGGAAGCCTGGATAACTTGACTTCTTTGGAAGAACTACGTTTGAACAAAAATCACTTGACACAATTAAAAGATCTGTTTACAAATTTAAAAGCATTGCGTATACTGTAAGATATTATCTGTATTATCTTGGTTAAACAAAAAGTCCATATGTATTCGTAAATGTATGGATAAAAAATATCATGTTTCTTACAGAGAATTAAATCGAAACGAACTACAAACTATTCAAGGACTCagttttaaaaatttatataatttgaaAGAATTACGCTTGAAAAGAAACAAAATTGAGACTCTGGAACCTGGCGCATTCTGGCCACTGAAAACTTTAACGATTCTGCAACTTGATTTCAATTTGCTAATTACTGTCAGAAAAGGTAGCATGTTTGGGTTAGAAAGTCTGCAGAAATTAACGCTCTCACATAATCGAATAAGAACGATCGAAACACAAGCTTGGGAAATGTGCAAGGAAATCGTAGAATTGTTAGTAACAATTCTTTCTCTTCTGCTAATGTTACAAGAACGGTATAAGATACAATTTCAAACCTATTTGCAGGGATCTGTCGCATAATGAAATAGCATCCATTGAACAGGGCACCTTCGAGTTTCTAGAAAAACTGGAGAAGCTCAAAATGGATCACAACCAAATTACGGGAATCTCAGACGGCACCTTCACTGCGACACCAAACTTACAAATACTGTAAGCACTTTTAGAAATAGTTTATTGCTGTACGAATCTATCgatttctaataattattatcttTGCTAAAGGGAACTCAACTTTAACAAAATATCCTACATGATAGAGGATACCAACACCGCTTTCGGTTCATTGGGTCAATTGTGGAAACTGGGATTAGCCCATAACGGAATAAAGTCGGTGAATAAGAAAGCGTTTACCGGCTTGAGCAGGGTAACAGAATTGGATTTAACTGGGAACGATGTAACAAGCATTCAGGAAAATGCTTTTGCGTCGATGATCAGTTTAAGCAAATTAAGGATGAACTCGAGTACGTATTGAAATCAGTTTCGTGATCGAACAAAGAAAATTCGAAGACACTCGCTCTTACCTCTTGTTGTACACAGGAGCCCTGGTCTGCGATTGCGGTTTACAGTGGTTAAGCATGTGGTTACAAGATCACAGATATAGTGAAACGGAAGTGTTTTGTGGATACCCTGATTGGTTGCAGGATATGGCGTTAACGCAACTTCATCACAAGAATTTTACCTGTGGTTAGTATGCTCGTATCTAAACGAAGCTGGTAGTTAAAGCAAGACTTTAGTTTGGTAGCAGCAGTTAGTTTTAGATGGTTTCGCGATCGCAAGTtgttaatttaatgataattcGTACCGGAACAGACGAGTATACCAAACCGAGAATAATCGAGGAACCGAAGAGTCAAATGGGCATCAAAGGGGGCAATGTTTCGTTGGTTTGTCGTGCGACTAGCACGGCGAACGCATCTCTGCAGTTCACTTGGAAGCATGACAATGTGAATATGGATAGcgacaatttgaaaatagacACAGACTCCATGGAAAACGGCGGTGTCACAGAGACGTCTTCCATTTTGCACTTGACTAACGTTTCACAAACGAACGCCGGAAAATATCAATGCATGGTTACAAACACTTACGGGATAACATATTCTGCGAAAGCAAAACTAAGCATTTTAAGTGAGTCATATATGTCTGTAGATAAGATTGCTTTAGTCTTGAGAAACTCGTGTTAACTCATGCCTGATTTTTCATAGCTTACCCATCCTTCTCAAAAATTCCACACGACATTCGTGTAACCGCCGGAAGCACTGCTCGACTAGCGTGTTCCGCGAAAGGACAACCGTCGCCGCAAATAGCTTGGCAGAAGGACGGAGGAAACGACTTTCCAGCtgcaagagagagaaggatGCATATGATGCCGACCGATGATGTACTATTCATCGTTGACGTGAAAACCGCCGACAGCGGTGTTTATTCTTGCACCGCACAAAATCTCGCCGGCGTCATCGTCGCTAATGCCACGCTCACTATATTAAGTAAATGCCCGCTTGTTCTCGAAATACTGCCACTTGTTTACATATCGCTACGTTTACAAGTCGACAATATTATTGATGTTCGTTTATCGTTTGTTGCACAGAAACCCCGTCGTTTGCGAAGCCGATGGAGAATAAGGAAATAATAGTTGGCGGCTCGATCGTGTTGGAGTGCATGGCGAGTGGCATGCCCAGACCAAAGTTATCCTGGCGCAAGAACGGAAATCCCTTGCAGGCTACAGAACGGCATTTCTTCACGGCCGAAGATCAATTGCTGATCATTGTCAACACTATGGCTAGCGATGCTGGGAATTATGAATGCGAGATGAGCAATTCTTTAGGTAGCGTCGTCGGCGCGTCCCATTTGACGGTAAAACCTGGTAAGTCGAAACGTAAATTGAAACGAAATCACGATAAAATTGATCTTTACTGGTATATTTCGTTTGTCTTTCTAGCTCCTACTTCTAGTCCTGCCGCGGTGAACGAAGACGATATGCTGggattaataataattaccgTAGTATGTTGCGCCGTTGGCACGTCCATTGTATGGGTAGTTATAATCTACCAAACTAGACGACGCCTGAACGCTGTTGCGCAAGGTGGAAACGCACAACCGTCGACGGCCCAAGTGGTCGCCGCTGCAGCACCAGACACACAGACACATTTATACCTAGAGACGAGCTCGCAGCACAGCAAAGATAGTGGTATGGGTGACAGTACCAATCCTAGTAGCGATCAGTTACAATTGTGCTTGCCTGGTATGTATGAATATGTTAGACATTTTATTCCGGTTTAAAATCTGTACAAGAGAACTCTACAAGTGTCGCACAATAAgtgccgatcgatcgatcgatcgatcgatcgctatTCTTTTACCACCAGGCACTTTCTCAACGAATCCTCCATTAACAATGTCTTAATTCTTTGGTAAATCCAGCTTTGTACTCTACTTTAACTACTTTAGTGATCTATGTGGGAACTGTTTCCGGTATTAAAACATGTTCAGTCCTAGTGGATGTTTTATCCGAAGTAATCTTATATTCTCGTACTTCTGCTTATTATTCTCCATTTATCGTTTACAGTAATTAAAACAATCGCCAATACTTCCAAATATAAACATGTGACTTACAACTACGAATTTAGATATTTTACTGATAAAACAAAAGAATCACAAACTTAAGATCCCTATTGGAGCCAGTGCATTTTCTGTTCAGGCCTTACCTAAATTGCATGAAATATCGGTAACAATGGGGGTTAGTGGGGTTCTTAGATGCAATGCCTGTTGGGATTTTAAGTACAATGTTATGGCGTGTTATGTCTCTATTCTTGTGTCTCAACTGTGGTTCGTTTTCTTTATCCTATTTCACTTCTGTCCGCTGTAAGTATCGTTCACGCAAATTTTACTTTTAGGGGAGGTCGTAACGTGTTCCGTGCACAATGAGGAAGAAACGGCAGCGGCGAACAGTGGCGCTCCGTTGTTGCGGTACACGAACCATGAGCGGCATGATACCAAGAGCGACGATTGTGCGGTGTAAACGCAGCGGCATCTGCGATTGTGCGCGAATCGGTTCGATTCCATCGGGTTTTTTGTACGAGTGGACACGACTTGTTTCGAAACGTTCGAGTGAAAAAAAACAAAAGGACGACTTTTACGAACGTACGCAGTGACTAATCAGGAAAACATGAGGATTCGCTACGAACGATTCATCCCGCGAGTATGCGGAAGAAGATGAGTCGTCTGCAACCGAACGATTTCCCCCGATCGTAGCATAATATAGTATTTATTATCACACTTACGATACATTAATCGCGTACCGCACGGATATTGGTAAGTACAAGTGATAAGGGAAACGGACACGTGTCATTGTCGTATTTATTGCCGCAATGAGTGTCGCGAGTGCGCAACGCGTCGGAGTAAAATTCAGAGTACTGTTTCCCTGTCAAGCACCGTCGATGGAATCGATGCGATGCGCAAATCTAAACAAGGGGTAGGGGACTGGAAgtttttttatatctttttcacaTACGTAGAACAGACTAATTCTCCAGCTGCATATGACTGGACGAAATAATGAACtaaacgtttctttttttttgtacgTAATGTGTGCATTTCTTTGTTACGCGAACGGAGATCGACCGATCGTCCAAGTCCTAAGCATTCCCTAACGATCTTCGCTTCAGCATCGCGTCGTTCAAGCAAGTTCGTTGTTTTACCATCGGCTGTGCTTGACAGAGCAACGGCTACGAATAGTTTGTAAATACGTAGGATAAGGATTCGTTGTAATACGTTTTATCATCTGGAGAACAAGAGTAACCGAGTACGATATAGCAAACGGGGTTAAGTCGTAAGCCGTGTGAGAGCCGCTTATTGGAGCCACTTATTGTTATAGACCAGTCCTTTGTGATAGatatttattttagatttacgtgAGACTATTACATGGTTATATTTATAACGCCCGAACAATGTGACTTTGtctatgaaaaaaaaaagaaaaaataatgaAGAAGCAGGAGGAAGAAAACGAAAGAAGGAAAAAGAGAAATACGCGTATACGCAGGCCCCTCGTACACACtaaatattattgtacatttttattgaaaacgTAAATACGTATgtgtacatgtatatgtatgtacacgtatgtatgtatgtatatgtacacgTACGTATGTATTCGCACCAAAGTGCTCGTAATAGACGCGACGCGATGTTAGTCTTCCCCTTTATTTTTTACTCTAGTACCCGGGTCATTAATGCCATTTCAAATGAGTGCGCCGGAATAGTTTTTATTCGTCGCAGACGATTGCTCATTTTCACCGATAGGTATCGACGCCTGCCTACATTCGTGTACGcgcctaatattattattatcatcagcTTTCATCAACGATTTTACCTttagtattatattaactaAAGTTTTGTAAGCATGTCGCGCTCGATTTCATAGCGATGTAGCGTATCCGCACTTCGGTTCGTTCGCGAGACGTTCACCGACCGAGTAACGCGCAGGAGCGTttcgaaaaaattcaaatctcATTCTTCCAACCAGCAATAAAAAAGTCGTTGTGCCAGAGTTGCGAGACTTTTTTTATACAATCATCGATTCACGATTACTTCGTGTTTTCTCTATCCGTAACCTTTGATCGAGCGAACTGAAAATCTTATTCGACTATGCCCCCAACTCTGGCTATCGAAGTGTCTATCCGAAATGTTTTGAATTTCTCTAAACGCTTCCGTACTcggtgattcgaatgattttttgATTTCTCCTGGCGTCGGGTTCGAATCGAAACGGCATGAATCATTGGGAAGGTACGCGTTACATCGATACTAATTAAGAAATAGGTAAAGTTTCGTGCGTCGCGTGTTCAGTATCCTAATATCGCTCGTGAGAACAGGAACCATTAACAGAAAAAAAGTAACCGTATTCTCGTGTCTCGTCCGTGTGTCCGTAGTTTTCCGCGAGAACTTGTATTTACGATGGATGATGCGATGTCtttgttaaccctttcggtacgagcgcgttgtccgccgtgacactcccactgtacggggtgccgcgccgaaaatgcgcacataacgcatggtcagtccacttttgtacgaagattttcttaagcgttaagtaatgactgtgcttttaatccgtttctaaatctttctttaaatgtttcttgtaaacattctgtaacgggcctacagaaatatggcttacatgggtgccagatgtattcggaactcgtccatattggtcatcagatggatgccggatatatccggcgctcgtaccgaaagggttgaTGTATGTCGAGTGGTGTATGTACGCGCGGTTACGCTTAACGGTTAAGCGAGCGACAGTGCGCTGATCGCTGTGTTGTAAGATTTTTCTTCTTTCTGTAACGGATATCGTTTCTGTGACTTTCGAATTCATTTGTGATATCTTTTCGTTTGCTCCGTGTATAGAGacgagaacgcgcgcgcgccgcggAAAACATTGAACGGGGAGGCACAAATCTTCGAGCCTGAGAGCGTTTCGATGCTCGAGAAATGTCGTGACCGGGGATATCCCGGTCGTTGAAAGTAACGTTTGTCGCGATCCCGCATTAGAAAATACTACGATCGGGcgacattaaccctttcggtacgagcgcgttgtccgccgtgacactcccactgtacggggtgccgcgtcgaaaatgcgcacataacgcagggtcagtccacttttgtacgaagattttctcaagcgttaagtaatgactgtgcttaatccgtttctaaatatttctttaaatgttttctgTAAACATTTTGTAAAGGGCCtacagaaatatggcttacatggatgtcagagatgtattcggcactcgtccatatcggtcatcagatggatgccggatatatccggcgctcgtaccgaaagagTTAATCAAGTAAAAGGAACACTTCGCGTGTGTTGTCTGTCGAACTCgagattcgaacgaaacatcAACAATGGCTGTATAACGTGGGTCGCATGACGAATCGGGCATTGGTTTACGTATGTTGCGTGGGCTCGAACCGAAAGGTGGTAGAAACTTCGTTTGAATAtctttcgtttgtttcttaaCGAATCAGTCATTATTTGAAACCACTTGAGACAATAACCGACCAGAAATTTTCGAACTCCATTTTAGTGTGCACCAAAGTCGCGTGGCTTTgttgtgtttccctccgatcgTAAGTTGAACGCACAGTGCGCACATACAAgtacacatatatgtatatttttctaGATCTTGTATTTCGATAACATTGACATTGGCGTGAGGCTCGCGTCGAAGCAGTACAAGTGTAATCTCTTCTACTCGCAGTTCCCAATTTTCTTCGGTAATTCAATACTTTAACGTCGGAGTTTCGGACGTTTGATTCAAATGAACCGTGACATTTATCAATCTTTAAATGCTACTAATGCTCACATAGAAATTTGACGATTATCGAAAAGAT from Megalopta genalis isolate 19385.01 chromosome 3, iyMegGena1_principal, whole genome shotgun sequence harbors:
- the Ras85D gene encoding ras-like protein 1, which translates into the protein MTEYKLVVVGAGGVGKSALTIQLIQNHFVDEYDPTIEDSYRKQVVIDGETCLLDILDTAGQEEYSAMRDQYMRTGEGFLLVFAVNSAKSFEDISTYREQIKRVKDAEEVPMVLVGNKCDLQQSWAVNMSQAREVARQYGVPFVETSAKTRMGVDDAFYTLVREIRKDKEYRGKAKKRSMRGGNSSNRRRRCCLF
- the LOC117229473 gene encoding uncharacterized protein LOC117229473 isoform X2, which codes for MSRSEQAFLVRRLVWMREWTTVSLLILCVIPSNPTCADPILFSGKDNQCPVECGCLGNVVDCGSLQLIGAPSGLPPWTEILELKENNIANLEADALLQLSRLKELDLSGNKFGDNFTIVLSENTQLQGLKINKNQLTRVPDLYFMRTLTHLALAHNSISDINGTALLSLPHLQSLDISANNISIVKHGSFLTPNSLTHLNLNMNQMKMIENGSLDNLTSLEELRLNKNHLTQLKDLFTNLKALRILELNRNELQTIQGLSFKNLYNLKELRLKRNKIETLEPGAFWPLKTLTILQLDFNLLITVRKGSMFGLESLQKLTLSHNRIRTIETQAWEMCKEIVELDLSHNEIASIEQGTFEFLEKLEKLKMDHNQITGISDGTFTATPNLQILELNFNKISYMIEDTNTAFGSLGQLWKLGLAHNGIKSVNKKAFTGLSRVTELDLTGNDVTSIQENAFASMISLSKLRMNSRALVCDCGLQWLSMWLQDHRYSETEVFCGYPDWLQDMALTQLHHKNFTCDEYTKPRIIEEPKSQMGIKGGNVSLVCRATSTANASLQFTWKHDNVNMDSDNLKIDTDSMENGGVTETSSILHLTNVSQTNAGKYQCMVTNTYGITYSAKAKLSILTYPSFSKIPHDIRVTAGSTARLACSAKGQPSPQIAWQKDGGNDFPAARERRMHMMPTDDVLFIVDVKTADSGVYSCTAQNLAGVIVANATLTILKTPSFAKPMENKEIIVGGSIVLECMASGMPRPKLSWRKNGNPLQATERHFFTAEDQLLIIVNTMASDAGNYECEMSNSLGSVVGASHLTVKPAPTSSPAAVNEDDMLGLIIITVVCCAVGTSIVWVVIIYQTRRRLNAVAQGGNAQPSTAQVVAAAAPDTQTHLYLETSSQHSKDSGEVVTCSVHNEEETAAANSGAPLLRYTNHERHDTKSDDCAV
- the LOC117229473 gene encoding uncharacterized protein LOC117229473 isoform X1 — its product is MSRSEQAFLVRRLVWMREWTTVSLLILCVIPSNPTCADPILFSGKDNQCPVECGCLGNVVDCGSLQLIGAPSGLPPWTEILELKENNIANLEADALLQLSRLKELDLSGNKFGDNFTIVLSENTQLQGLKINKNQLTRVPDLYFMRTLTHLALAHNSISDINGTALLSLPHLQSLDISANNISIVKHGSFLTPNSLTHLNLNMNQMKMIENGSLDNLTSLEELRLNKNHLTQLKDLFTNLKALRILELNRNELQTIQGLSFKNLYNLKELRLKRNKIETLEPGAFWPLKTLTILQLDFNLLITVRKGSMFGLESLQKLTLSHNRIRTIETQAWEMCKEIVELDLSHNEIASIEQGTFEFLEKLEKLKMDHNQITGISDGTFTATPNLQILELNFNKISYMIEDTNTAFGSLGQLWKLGLAHNGIKSVNKKAFTGLSRVTELDLTGNDVTSIQENAFASMISLSKLRMNSRALVCDCGLQWLSMWLQDHRYSETEVFCGYPDWLQDMALTQLHHKNFTCDEYTKPRIIEEPKSQMGIKGGNVSLVCRATSTANASLQFTWKHDNVNMDSDNLKIDTDSMENGGVTETSSILHLTNVSQTNAGKYQCMVTNTYGITYSAKAKLSILTYPSFSKIPHDIRVTAGSTARLACSAKGQPSPQIAWQKDGGNDFPAARERRMHMMPTDDVLFIVDVKTADSGVYSCTAQNLAGVIVANATLTILKTPSFAKPMENKEIIVGGSIVLECMASGMPRPKLSWRKNGNPLQATERHFFTAEDQLLIIVNTMASDAGNYECEMSNSLGSVVGASHLTVKPAPTSSPAAVNEDDMLGLIIITVVCCAVGTSIVWVVIIYQTRRRLNAVAQGGNAQPSTAQVVAAAAPDTQTHLYLETSSQHSKDSGMGDSTNPSSDQLQLCLPGEVVTCSVHNEEETAAANSGAPLLRYTNHERHDTKSDDCAV